One Gadus macrocephalus chromosome 17, ASM3116895v1 genomic window, AAGATGAAGGCCGTTTGGATTAGGAGGAGACATTCCTTGACAGGGTCCAACCTACCAGACACAGATTCATAGTCTGAACCATTACACCACGCCtcatggaggagggagggagggagggagcttaGGGAAAGCAGCTCATCTGATTGGCTCCTCACCTGTGGCCTTGTgctggatgaggaagaggaagggcgtGTCCAGTGCGATCTCCTCCACACCCATACGAGAGAACATGATCGCTCCTACGTAGagcggacacaaacacagaacggttaaagtgtgtttgtgttgtgttcatgcgtgcatgttcatgcgtttgtgtgcgttcatgtTCATAATCCCTCCGGGTCCGAGTTTACCTGATGCTGCAGCCGCTTTGGTTCCCTCCTCGTTCACCTCGATCTTCACCCTCTGAAGAACcgcagagacagacagcctCTCCTCAGCTGAAAGAAGAGAGAACCCAGGTTCAATATCCATCCCATAACGGTCGCCCTCACCACATTGGTGAGTGATAGCTTTAGACCACAGTTTCTGTTCCCTTTCCTTCAATACAGCTCGTACGAGAGTAGGAGTTATTATTTCACTTACTGGTGATGCGAGAGAAGTCCGCCGTTGCCAGGTTGAACATTTCTCCCAGGCCCATGTTGGTCAGAACAGCCTTCAGGTTCACCTCAGAGTCGATGGAGAACCTGAGGAAAACACTTGTTAATATCCACACCATCATCACGTCAGGAGCTCACTGCAGAGTCAGTCTGAAACCACGTTCAAGTGGTTTGTTTGATGAGCAgaggtggagccagcaggttcaAACAGTCCCATCACTGTGGGACACATATTTGTATCTTGTGAGCAGCCTAGGATCTCAGCCCTTAATTAAGCCTCCTCAGATTAGAACCACACATTCAGCACCAACACATCATCAACCtagcaccaacaccaacacatcATGAACCTAGCACGCAGACCAAGGAACAGCATTGTTTTTTGGCCTGGATTCGTGCATCTCCCCAATCTCCAGCTGGCTCTTTTCTAATATACAATTTTAATTACGTGCAATATTGATGAGACTGTATTGACTTTAAGTGTTTGTCCATTTTGTTGTTGGTCTACTGATCCGTCTGTTGACTAAGCTACTGGAATCCATCCATCTAAAGGATCCATCCATCTTAAGGATCCATCCATCTAAAGGATCCATCCATCTAAAGGATCCATCCATCTAAAGGATCCATCCATCTTAAGGATCCATCCATCTTAAGGATCCATCCATCTAAAGGATCCATCCATCTAAAGGATCCATCCATCTAAAGGATCCATCCATCTAAAGGATCCATCCATCTTAAGGATCCATCCATCTTAAGGATCCATCCATCTAAAGGATCCATCCATCTAAAGGATCCATCCATCTAAAGGATCCATCCATCTAAAGGTCCCCGGCCTCCAGCCCCAGAACAGCGGGGGTCTCAGAGCCGTGGGGGGTCTCAGAGCCGCGGGGGGTCTCAGAGCCGCGGGGGGTCTCAGAGCCGCGGGGGGTCTCAGCGCCGCGGGGGGGTCTCAGCGCCGCGGGGGGTCTCAGCGCCGCTCACCTGGGCAGGGCCAGCCTCCTCTTCACACTCCTCAGCTCGGCGCTCCACTGGCCGATCCTCTGGCTGCTCAGCTCGGCCGCCAGCGCGCCCACCGGCACGTCCGCCTCGAAGGGCTGCACCAGGAGCATGCTGAGAGCGTCGCCCTCGTAgggcacctccaccaccaggtaCTCCAGGCCGTCCGACGACACAAACTCACCTGTGggccaaagggggggggggggggttaagggtgAGCTCAGACGGAGGGAACCCCAAGAACTCCGCGACCGCTCACACCGTTTCCATGGAGCTAACGTCACGCGTTGGGATACTTTAGTAGGAGATGTATCAAGACATCACCGAGCTATGAGGCAACATGTGGCCTCGTCAATACAGAAGCTACATTCAGTACATTTAGTTTGATTAGTCTCATACTTGAGGGATTCGTGCTCAACAACTACAGATTGCCAATCGTTGATTATGGACCGCATTGCACTCCTggccatccctggaaggagcgGTCCCCCATCTGGGGGGCTCGGGTCAGGGGGGGCTTCATAAACATATGGCCTTTTAAgctctttgagactgtacctgtgatcaaGAGAACCGGCCGTTAAGCTACATCCACCAGTCTCCGTGTTAAAGTTAGGCGGTGTGAGCCGCCCTCGACCCCTCGGACGCAGGGCTACCGAGGCCGGCCTACCGTAGCGGAGGCGGGCCTAAAAGAGGCGGGCCTAGGGGAGGTGGACCTATCATAGCGGGACCTAACGGAGGCAGAGCCTACCGTAGCGGAGGCGGGCCTAAGGGAGGCGTGCCTATCATAGAGAGAGGCGGGCCTAAGGGAGGCGGGCCTATCGTAGCGGGAGGCGGGCTTAAGGGAGGCGGAGCTATCGGAGGCGGAGCCTACCGTAGCGGAAGGCGGCGGTGAGCCTCATCATGGCCACGGGGACGCTGCTGCCGTTGGCGCAGTGGAACATCCTCTCCTGGGTCAGCTTGGGGTCAAAGGGCACCTTCCACAGCCCCCTGAAGTGCAGCGCGTTGAGCAGCACCAGACGCGTCTCGTCCGTCAGGGCGCCCGGCGCCAGGAACTGGGGGATCATACCTGGGGGGACGGAGGGACAACAGCGTAAGGGCTGACGTTCAAAAGAGGCCGAGAACGAAGACTAAAAGTTACTGCGGCCGTGTGCGTGAGCATTTCTTTATCAGGTGTGCGTGTACACCAAGTCGTCGatgaaataaaaattataaaatctTAAAAAAGAACCATCATGCACATGCTAGCTATGCAGCTAGCTCCATGCTAGCATGTAGCCATCATGGAGCTAGCATACATAAATGAAGTTCCCCGCCATAATGCATCAGCGTAGATTCAAAAGTACCATCATACACATGCTAGTTATGCAGCTGCAAAGCTAACATGTAGCTAGCATGTGTAAAAaaggtttcccccccccccataatgcATCAGTGGGATCGCCGCTGCCCCGTCAGTCTGTCCGTGCGTGACGTACCGGCGGTGCGGTCGGACACCCAGGCGTTGATGACGTCCGTGGCCTGCTCCGCGCGGCTGAAGTCCACCTGGTGCGGCGCCGTGCGGAACGCCTTCAGCAGCGCGCGGCGGAACCCCGCCTCCAGGCCCAGCAGGCGCTCCACCATCACGGCGCTGCTGGCCTCCAGCCCGCCCGCCGCCGAGAggctctgctgctgccgccgctgctgccgGCTCAGCCCGCGCTCTGGAGGGACGACACGACGTTAGCCTTGATtcacccattccccgtatgcaacacAGACAGCTAGGATGAGACGCTACGCAATGCTGTTTTTAAGGacgcacaacatacaataagtgtgtttgaatattagcctcatagcataatagTTGGCCAGGTCATATTCTAAGGTTTATCTTGTGTTCAGCGAATAGTGTCAAATGTAACCGATGACTCAGGCAGacagtgattatggaatgtaaaaagcactctgattggcttaggatatagccaatgaggcgcaGTGGATCGGCAGCGTTAGGCGGGCAGACTTGGGTTTGCCCTCACGACGGGCTCAAATACGACATAGGCAACTACGTATAAGGCAAACGATATCAAAACCAACGAGCTAATGTCCCGACCCTCTTGTCTCTGCTCTCGGCCGACGGCTTTACCTCCCTCACTATAAATGaagtgtattattattattaattacctTGCAGAGAGAAGCCCATGGCGGAGCGCAGGGCCTTGCGAGTGGATCCCCCCGCTCCCAGCTGGACCATGCCCAGGAGGGTGGCCACCCCGTGGGGGGAGAAGGCCAGGTTCTCCCCCCGGGAGGCCGCAGCCCCGTCCGCCATCTGGGAGAAGACCCGCAGGCCgaagtccgtctgtctgtcctgcagGCTGCACAGCGCGGCCACGCAAAGGGACACCAGGAGGAAGGCACGCACGCAAAGCATTCTGGGTAGTGGAGGAGAAGTGACAGCTCTCAGTTTAGGACTCACACAGAGAACCAACACTTCTCTTTGAAGCAATCTGCTGAAACAATGAATGGTTGGTGTCGAATCAGACCGGTTTTAGCTCAGAATAAAATATGCTTTTTAACCACAAACTCAAATTTAATAACCGGATATAGTAACCAGCCACTGTGCGGTTATTAAAAACATCCCGAGCCATAGATTGTACTGGAAAGACTCAACAAGGCACCCATGCTGGCCGATGGAAACCCAGCCCGTGAGTCACTCGTGAGTCAGCCCAGGGCTTCCTCTGGAAAACCGTTAGTAGCAGGTAGCTGAGAGTCCACTGGGAGGGCGTTGGGACACACTGGTCTGTTGTGTAACCAGCCTCCCTCTCATTCGACCACCgacaccatgaacacacacccGCTCCACACAGTGGGTCCAGCGGCTCTGACTAACTGGGCCGGAGTGCGTCGTGTTGAACCACAGTATGCACAGTCAACATTGGGCTGGTTTTTCCATTTCCTAATCTTGGCTTTCGAAACACCCTTAATATAGTCTTCAAGATAGGAGAGATTATGTAACACAACTAGCAATGCCCGTCGGTGATGACATGTGCCTCTAGACAGCACCCAGGGGTGAGCCCTCACCCAGGTGGGAACGGCCTGGCTGTACGCCCAGCGTAATGTGGCTCACAAGAGTCAACAAAAGATGACGCATATCAAGGACTAGTGGTATTCAATATAAATGATTATAGGAAAATGGCTTTGTATCATTTTGCCATGCTTACATTTGCAAATGATAGATGCTGTACAATACTCCTAACAAATGGTCAAGGCCTCCATCGGTGTAGCAGGGGAGGCACAGGTGTAGTTTATCAAGTTAATTGTCGGCCTGTAGGCAGTGCCCATAATTAACATCGTGAGACACACCTGTGTTCACCCCGTTTCCCACCCTGATGCAGGCAAAGAGTTCAATTAGCAACATGAAAAACATCTGCATACAAGAGAACAAGACATGTGAAATAAAGTTGGAATAAATACACTCAATTATCTTAGGAACATGCTTCCAGATGCTCACCTGGTAATCGTGTTATTTAATGCTCCTTGAATCTTGGACTTGCAAATGTAACAGCGGCCAAGAGTCGGTTGGGTTGTAGGAGAGAATCCTGCGGTTGTGGTGGAGGCTGCTGGCTGCTGTGTTCCTCTGACTCTGTGCTCCAGTTTGTTTTGCTTGGTTTTATAGCCCTGCTCTGAGGCCCCTCCCAGTTCTTCAAAATGACAGTCAGacacagaacacagacacacacacacacacacaaaagttatTACTGAGGATGAGGTCATCTGTCAGTGTCTGGTCTGGGCAAGCATGCTTTCATGCTCTGAGGAAAGTCACTCTCCACATGTTCAAACCCTGAttcactagagagagagagcagagcacATGAGGAAAGCCAATCTCGCccatgtgtttttctttctcctatactctctctacacacacacacacacacacacacacacatgcacacacacagtaaatgcAATGAGGCAAGTCAGCCGTGCTCAATGTGCTAACAAGAAAACAACCTCTCACTTACCACGAaagtggggacacacacaccacacacacacacacccacacagacctcTTTGTCAAAGGTCATTTCGTCCTGATGATTCAAAAAGTCAATGAAATAGATGAAAGAGGAAACTGATGGAAAGAACATGAGACACGTCAGGTCATGACTGGATGATTGACGGTTTCAAGTCAGCCTGCTATCGCCAGAGCTGGGCTCGATGATTCACAAGTGTGTGCAAAGGGTTTGACCTTAATGCATTGGACTCTTGATTATTACAACTATGCATTGCAGCATGTAGCCTTggcgggaatcgaacccacgTCGCTTCAACGTGTCCTGCCTACATGGTGAGAGCAGTGGCTGGTTGAGCCACCGAACTGACACATATTAATCAGCCAATTATCAATTATTGTTCATAATTAATTATTGTTTAACTGCATCCACCACACctacagctactactactattattatCTACCTACCTTTTTACTTTAGAAAAAAAGGATTTATAGTTATTTCCCTCAACTCTTCCCGCTCCCCCCTATTcagaggtgtgtgcgtgcgtgcgtgcgtgcgtgcgtgcgtgcgtgcgtgcgtgcgtgcgtgcgtgcgtgcgtgcgtgcgtgcgtgcgtgcgtgcgtgcgtgcgtgcgtgcgtgtgtgcgtgcgtgcgtgtttgtgtgtgtgtcagatggaCATTCCAAGTTTTCGGTTCTCCGCTTCCAGCATTCCTTGTCGCACGACTCACAGGAGGAACATCTGGAGTCAGGACGGGAGACTGACTTATTCCTCCTCCTTAACTCCCAGGCTCTTAAAATAGCTCCTCAGACCGATGACACCACGGCCCCAGTCAGAGCTCTTATTGTTCCCGTTTGAAGtccagacaaacaaacaaaacacaaaacaacgaAACATAAAGAAAAACCACCAAGGCTTATTTTTTTAAGACAAAATTTACGAGTTCGGGATTTTTGTGGGTTTGGGATGATGTCATGATTGGTCAGGTCCCAGTTCTCCGTGTTGCATTACCGCCTCCGAGGGGGTTCATGGACCCACGCCAGCATGGAattcaacaacccccccccccccccccccccccgaccctaaAAGGAAAGGAAACCCACAGAACCAAGTGAGAACAGATCGAACGAGAAGGGACACGCCACGGCCTCCCTGAAGGATAGAGAGATGTCATGCTGTTGATATGTATCCCTGAGAGAAATGTCCGTTCATCTCTATATCTTGATACTTTCAAGTATTTACAGCTGCCTCTTGGGttttgttagatttcagcttatttctaaactgttacTAGACTCTGTGTGGTGTATTTTTCgccgtagtagtaattcttgaagtcgaattcaaagcaacttgacgggttggatcagagggttgaatagatggtttattccaggatgtaatacagcgagatacagactcaggttgaataatctatagtggacgtTTGAGGAGCAGTTTCGAGACGTGTTCCTCGGCTGTCGATCCCTCTTCTCACCGAACCAAaaggttggggcgagtatttaTATCAAAGAAACGTGAATAAGGtgaaaacagacgcactctcagccttgataaggtatatggccctggctatgtcccagacGACCAGGTTGGTTCCATCCTTGCTGAGACATAACAAATGGAGGAATGTTGGGAATAACACCTCGTATCAGTGTgagaggcactggcctgttcctagattagaaatgtgaacacagagagacactaaaatacaccaacattctacccTTTAAATATGATTTTAATTgataatttcatgttttccaccGCAGTAATTGTATACGTGCGTTTTCCAGTTACTGTGCGTGTGTTCCTGTGATGTATATAAGTGTGAGTGTACCACTCAGCCCTATAAATTacttacttgtgtgtgtgtgtgtgtgtgtgtgtgtgcaagtaaaACAAGTTGGCTATAAATACGTCCTGCCTTATAATAAACGTCTCCCATCCCAGCAGACGAGCCGTTGTTTCCTTCCATCCTTGACAAAGGTCGTGACCCCGTGGCAGCCCCCTCTATTCTCACAGCATGCGGAGCACGGGGGTTTCCTCCTGGTTATTGACAACAGGCTGTTGCCAGGGCAACGCGTCATGAGATATTCTCCCGTTGCTTGTGGGTCAGCAGAAGATGCACCCGGCCGATCTTTATACCGTCGCTCTCATTTCCTCATCTCCCAGCTGCTCCTGCGAGCCTGGTTCAGACGACACTCGCTTTGGTTCCCCTGGTTATGAAACACTAAAAACActgatcaccccccccccccccgcctccacgGGACGCCCCGCAGAGAGCGTCTCGTTACCAGGACACACTGTAACAAGGGCCGtgcctcagccccccccctcccccagaccaGCACAGTCGCTGGTTCCAGACGTCCTGTTTATTGTAGAAGTGGCAGTAAATAAACATGACGCTGTTCCTTTCGAATGCTCCGCCGCCATGCGGGAGatgctctgagtgtgtgtggagacggctggTCTAACCTGTTGCACACTGattgctcaatgtgcaacaggtgtgcggCCTCATCCCGCTCCAGAGCTGCAGAAACTATTTAAGTTACATACATTTCTAGTtgttatagatagatagatagatagatagatagatagatagatagatagatagatagatagatagatagatagatagatagatagatagatagatagata contains:
- the serpine1 gene encoding plasminogen activator inhibitor 1, encoding MLCVRAFLLVSLCVAALCSLQDRQTDFGLRVFSQMADGAAASRGENLAFSPHGVATLLGMVQLGAGGSTRKALRSAMGFSLQERGLSRQQRRQQQSLSAAGGLEASSAVMVERLLGLEAGFRRALLKAFRTAPHQVDFSRAEQATDVINAWVSDRTAGMIPQFLAPGALTDETRLVLLNALHFRGLWKVPFDPKLTQERMFHCANGSSVPVAMMRLTAAFRYGEFVSSDGLEYLVVEVPYEGDALSMLLVQPFEADVPVGALAAELSSQRIGQWSAELRSVKRRLALPRFSIDSEVNLKAVLTNMGLGEMFNLATADFSRITTEERLSVSAVLQRVKIEVNEEGTKAAAASGAIMFSRMGVEEIALDTPFLFLIQHKATGAVLFMGQVNQPEPY